From the Gammaproteobacteria bacterium genome, the window GGCGCGCCAATCTTGACCTTATCTCCGTCAGCAACCATCAAAACCTTATCCAGCTCAACGCTGGCACCGGCTTCAGCCGGCAATTTTTCAACACGCACCACATCGCCTTCAGCGACGCGATACTGCTTTCCACCCGTAACAATGACAGCGTACATGCCGTACTCTCCAAAAACCGTTGTTGCTCTAGCGCCATATTCGGCTAGGCGTGATATGGTACCCAAACCAAAGAACGCGCAATTTTAGCCGTCTTCGGG encodes:
- the rplU gene encoding 50S ribosomal protein L21; the protein is MYAVIVTGGKQYRVAEGDVVRVEKLPAEAGASVELDKVLMVADGDKVKIGAPFVAGGKVTATVKAHGRGEKIKIVKFRRRKHHQKQTGHRQDYTELQITGIAG